One window from the genome of Bacillus rossius redtenbacheri isolate Brsri chromosome 17, Brsri_v3, whole genome shotgun sequence encodes:
- the LOC134540699 gene encoding protein SLC31A2-like isoform X2 has product MESVMATMDPCMIMGGNTMGPCNKTTTAPAMPGMGTTASAMPGMNMATMADYFHWGYNETILFQFWKIDSLIGLILSMVIIFAAGFLYEGLKTFRDIVVHKSFISRKKKNGNRVRLSLFFEWRYVLLSVLHGVLLSLGYSFMLIYMTFNAWLGGALVVGMSVGYFFFGWLCPGMEEGC; this is encoded by the exons ATGGAGTCTGTCATGGCGACGATGGATCCCTGCATGATAATGGGTGGAAATACAATGGGACCATGCAACAAAACCACAACTGCACCGGCCATGCCAGGAATGGGCACGACTGCATCCGCTATGCCGGGAATGAACATGGCGACAATG GCTGACTACTTCCACTGGGGTTATAATGAAACCATACTCTTCCAGTTTTGGAAAATAGACTCACTCATAGGACTCATCCTGTCAATGGTAATCATATTCGCTGCTGGGTTTTTGTACGAAGGCCTGAAAACATTCAG gGACATCGTTGTACACAAAAGTTTCATttcaaggaagaaaaaaaatggaaacagaGTCAG GCTGTCCCTGTTCTTCGAGTGGAGGTACGTGCTCCTGTCCGTGCTTCACGGAGTTCTCCTGTCGCTCGGCTACTCCTTCATGCTGATATACATGACCTTCAACGCGTGGCTGGGGGGAGCCCTCGTTGTCGGAATGTCTGTCGGCTATTTCTTCTTCGGGTGGTTATGCCCCGGGATGGAAGAAGGCTGTTAG
- the LOC134540699 gene encoding protein SLC31A2-like isoform X1, translating to MSLEPAPECGTPATMESVMATMDPCMIMGGNTMGPCNKTTTAPAMPGMGTTASAMPGMNMATMADYFHWGYNETILFQFWKIDSLIGLILSMVIIFAAGFLYEGLKTFRDIVVHKSFISRKKKNGNRVRLSLFFEWRYVLLSVLHGVLLSLGYSFMLIYMTFNAWLGGALVVGMSVGYFFFGWLCPGMEEGC from the exons GTGCGGAACCCCTGCAACCATGGAGTCTGTCATGGCGACGATGGATCCCTGCATGATAATGGGTGGAAATACAATGGGACCATGCAACAAAACCACAACTGCACCGGCCATGCCAGGAATGGGCACGACTGCATCCGCTATGCCGGGAATGAACATGGCGACAATG GCTGACTACTTCCACTGGGGTTATAATGAAACCATACTCTTCCAGTTTTGGAAAATAGACTCACTCATAGGACTCATCCTGTCAATGGTAATCATATTCGCTGCTGGGTTTTTGTACGAAGGCCTGAAAACATTCAG gGACATCGTTGTACACAAAAGTTTCATttcaaggaagaaaaaaaatggaaacagaGTCAG GCTGTCCCTGTTCTTCGAGTGGAGGTACGTGCTCCTGTCCGTGCTTCACGGAGTTCTCCTGTCGCTCGGCTACTCCTTCATGCTGATATACATGACCTTCAACGCGTGGCTGGGGGGAGCCCTCGTTGTCGGAATGTCTGTCGGCTATTTCTTCTTCGGGTGGTTATGCCCCGGGATGGAAGAAGGCTGTTAG